The Microcaecilia unicolor chromosome 3, aMicUni1.1, whole genome shotgun sequence nucleotide sequence GCCCATAAACTAGCACAACAAGCTAGCAGGAACTTGATAGGGGGCTTACAAGATGAGGGGGGTAATATCCACTCAGATATTGACTTCTTAGAATCGGCATTCAGGGGATATTATAAGACTCTTTATAGCCCAGAAGATGAAGGTGGACAGGAAGAGATTACAAAATACCTCGAAGATGTCGATCTTCCGACACTCCCCGAGGTCTCAGCCCACATGTTAGGAGTCCCCATAACTTTGGAAGAGGTGGAACAGACAATCCGTGATCTGTTCCTCAATAAAGCGCCAGGTCCCGACGGATTCACTAATAAATTCTACAAACTGTTCGGGAAATTGCTAGCCCCCATATTAAAGTTTTTAATTCGCTAGATGAATCAACGGGTTTACCACCCACCTGGAACTTGGCCACAATTACAGTTCTGCCAAAACCAGGAAAAGATCCCCAACTATGTAGTTCATATAGACCGATCTCTCTGCTTAGAGTAGACTATAAAATATTCTCCAAGATCATGGCCACCAGACTGCAGAAATATCTACCTTTACTTATACATGAAGATCAGGCAGGGTTTGTGCAACATCGCCAAACATTTGATAACATACGGCGAACCTTGCAAATATTGCAGGGGGCACAAATCACCAAAACACCCCTATGCATACTGTCGCTTGACGCGGAGGCCTTTGATCGGGtcagctggccattcctcttcgcGGTCTTGAAGAAAGTGGGCATAGGGGGGAAATTTGCAGAATGGCTACACCTTATATATAAGACCCCAGAGGCAACTGTTCGCATTAATGGGACTTTAACTCGACCTTTCCAGCTCCatagaggcactaggcagggatgcGCACTATCCCCATTGCTGTTTGCCCTGGTGATGGAGCCTTTGGTGACTAAAATCAAAGCCAACCCAGACATCAAGggcctgaaggggggggggggatttgaaacTAAGATCTtattatttgcagatgacatcttgcTTACCATAAAAGATCCTGTAACAGCTTTCCCGATCATAGGGGATGAAATAAAGACATATGGGGCTGTCTCCGGATTTAAAATCAATTTTGAGAAGTCAGAAGCTCTTGATGTGAACTTAAATAGTACCAACCTAAAATTGTTGAAAGAGCAGTATCCATATAGATGGGCCAGCAAGTACATTAGGTATCTAGGGGTTAACATACCACGCCGCCTGGAAGATATCTTTAACAATAACTTCCCTAATAAAGTGCAGGACTTGTTCCGGGAGCTAGAGCGGTGGGAAGGCTTGAATTTATCCTGGATAGGTAGGATTAATGCTTTAAAAATGGTAGTCCTTCCAAAGCTCCTGTATCTATTTATGGCCCTCCCAATATCTATTCCGGACTCCTTCTTTCGGGGTCTACAGGGTAGAGTATTCTCCTTTATTTGGAGGAAGAGACCACCACGGGTACGGCGGGAGACAATGTATCAGTTTAGAGACAGAGGGGGCATGGGGGTGCCCTTCTTTCGCAACTATTACTATGCAGCTCACCTGCGCATTTTGGCAATTTGGCTACAAGATACAGGGAAAATTTGGACCTGTATAGAGCAGAGCTGGCTAGATCCATACCCACTCTGGGCAATACCCTGACTACCGATACATAAGCTTAAGGAAATAACTAAAAAGAGCCCTTCAATTATCCAGTGGCCACTCACTATTTGGTGTAAGATTAGGGAACAATTTTTCCCGGAGCGAATATACTTTAAGCACACATACTTAAGATTTGCCCCACATTTTGGCCCGGGTAGAATAGACACAGCATACAAGGAATGGGAGAATATGGGCCTCTGTGAGCTGGGACAAATGCATGTACAAGGCCAGACACCATCATTCCAAACACTTTGCCAGGAACATGAACTTTCCCCGCTGCAAGCATTCCAATACTGCCAGGCAAAAGATTTTATTAGCCGTAGAGCGGCGGAGGAACTCAGTCTGGAAGAAACACAATTGGAAAAAGGATTgacgggaggaggagggagagggggtgttTCCAGGCTCTATAAAGCGCTACTAGCCCGTACCTATCCGGTAGAGTACTATACACATAGATGGGAAACTGCACTTGGGGCCTCATATGACCTCACGCAATGGGCATTGGCCTTCCGATCATTGCTTAGAGTCTCAGTATCCAGCGCTATGGTAGAAAACGGGCACAAAATCTTATATAGCTGGTACTACACTCCCAGCCGCCTGGTTAAAATATATAATTCGGGTTCGGCCCTATGTTGGAGGGACTGCGGGATGGAGGGGGATATgtatcatatttggtggtcctgtactCATGCAGCTCGATACTGGAAAAAGATATTGGACTTTGTAAAATCAGTGACAACCATTCAATATCAGATGAGAATGGACTACTGTCTTCTACATTTTAGACCGCCAGCAGTCAAAAAGCATGTGCACCAATTTGCCACACAGGTGTTTGTAGCGGGCAAGCTGGTATTGGCAGCAGCCTGGAAGAAACCTCAGTTACCAGACCTGCCAGCTGTGCTGGAAAAACTGAATTACATCCAGTTGATGTCTAAACTCACCGCAATGCGCAAAGGACAATTGGCACACCACATGAGGATATGGGACCATTATAACACTTGGCTATCTGCAAATGTGAACATATAGAACCAACTACATAGACACTCtaaggagcggggggggggggggggggggggggaatagggaggGAGGGTAGATGGGGTTTATATCTTGCTTAGGAATCGTTGTTTATAGTCACAACGAAGTAAGTTGTATTAATCTACTGTGGAATTTGACCTGTTGCTATTGGTGTTAATTGTAAAAAAactgtataaataaaaaattgaaaaaaaaagaaaccttggCGGGCCTCTGGACTAGGGGGAAGatctaatggaaagaaaaagacctaatttctccttccattacatagcttcccactattccagaacctgtgggatgtataAAAGAAATCCTCacagtgggtgggatcctggtgccCCCACCCTTAGAGCCAAAGCCCCAAAACTCACTTCCAAGTGTGCCGCCAACATCTACACTGTAGTGCTTGACAAAAGTACGCAGAGTCAACCATGTCGCCGCCTTGCAAATATCTaccagagacagtaaggtagtctttGCCCAGTATGTCGCTGTATGCCTCGTAGAATGAGCCCGCAACACCTGAGGAACCTGCTTCTACAAAAGCGGAAAAGCTGacgtgatagtctccttcagccacctagcaattgtgggcttggaagccatgaggccaagcctctgtttaccaaaaagcacagtctgtctgatttgcaaaactcatttgtgacttccagatatttAATGAGACTCTACACACATCAAGAAGCTTAAAGGAAAaatactgagcctcttcatcctctctACAAAAggagctccacagattggttgagactaaatgctgataccactttcggaagaaaggaaggaaccgtgcaCTGGGAGACCCCTGCCTCTGAAAAGCAGAGAAGGGGATTCCGACAAGACAGCCTGAAGCTCCGAAACCCTACATGCCAAcacaacagccaccaaaaacactgtcttcaatgtaaaatctttcaaggaggccttcctgaaggactaaattaaggttccactttGGACACAGCATATGGAAAGGGAGGCCACAAGTGACCTGCGCCCCACAAGAATTGAACGATATCAGGGCGAGCCGcaagagatgtcttctgtagtcagcccctgatcttctccaaatagccacttgccccgaaagggcagtttaactggACATGACTTTGATGCTGCATCCGCTGCCCAATGCTGCAACTAGAGTTTCCGATGTGCTGTGACAGCCTAAGACATACTGTGGGCCATAACCCATAATGTGTCATAAATATCATCCGTCAAGTAGGCCAACCCCACTTTCAGCTGGGCATTATGGCACCCGTCTTGTGTTGCTAACtgttgatgccacttcaggcattcCCTAGCCATAAACGAGCTGCACACTgtcgcttgaaggcccaaagaggccacttcaaaggcctgTTTCAGCGAGCCTTCTACCTTCCTAtgctgtaggtcttttagggcaatgcccccttccaacagcaaggtggtcttcttaggtCACCACCATAACAAGGGAGTCCACCCTGTGAAGCTGCAATTTCTATTTCTCCTTTGGAACCAATTGGTAGAGGTGAGCCATGGCTGTTCCTACTCTCAGCCCCGCTTccagtgagacccattctgctgtaatcagctCCTGAACGTCTATATGCATTGGAAAGGCCTTAGAAAGTCCTCTAAGCCTGTGGGATTCCTGGCTTGCACACACTGCAACACCCCAATGATGCCTGGTGAGTCCTACAGCAGGAAACCCGCTTAACTGCCTGCGTgggagtcaccattcaccccGACAGGCACAACGTAGTCCCAAGTGGTGAGTCAAGATCCCTCCCCTGCACTAAGTAGGACTTGCGGCCTTTCAAGTGGTTCTGACTCAAACTTTAGTCGGACTaaccactgccagctgctccccccaagctcagtctccacaagtcttaccccagatgtgaagacctccagatatcaTTGCAGACTCAagcacctgcaaagctcaactggggaccagttgactaactggaccaggagcaaatcactcagaaccagaggctgaaaagtgtatccacccacctgctggagaaagaaaatactgagctggactggatgccaagagagatatgtggaggagtggcctagtggttagggtggtggactctggtcctggggaactgagttcgattcccacttcaggcacgggcagctccttgtgactctgggcaagtcacttaaccctccattgccctaggtacaaataaatacctgtatatgtaagccgcattgagcctgccatgagtgggaaagcacggggtacaaacgtaacaaaatgtgtcagctcagttttcagttctctatctctacctgctggttaaTGGACACAATTACTCCACAGGTTCTGAAATAgcgggaagctacgtaatggagaCTAGTATCAATGCAGCTCACCCGTGAAGACCTCCTCCGGTGGTTGAACTGGGAGCGTACGGAGGGGACGGCAGACAAATGGACTTGAGCGCTTTTACTTCACAGATCACCCTCAACACTGGTGCTGAGATAGGAAAAAACATCGGGTACCACCTCCCCCCTCAACACACTGCCCTGTGGTTACAATCGGACACACATTTTCAatggtttatttttttgttcttgtaaattacaaagacatttttttcttttaaattgcaaAGATCTAAGCCCTTAGCAGGCCTTAGCACTGAGCCTTCAAAGGTTCAATAGTAAGTTGTTTTTAATTAGACTGTAGACTGGTCATCACTGATGAGGtattggaggtggggtgggggggggggggggaagaagagatgcAGTAGCTACACACAAAATTTGAGTGTAAGTAAAGTGGCGATAGCCACCTtacctttctctcttcccctaccTGCTCGCCCTTCTCTAGGGAGATCAGAAGGGGGTGACACATGCAAAGGGATTTGGGGGTGGCAGAACTtgcttaaaatttaaaaaaaatgtgcagtTTTGCATCTAGGAATTCACCAAAAACAGACCCTTACAGAGAGGTTCAGGCACATATATCCAACTTCATTAATTTATGGGCATGAAGCATTTTGTTACCACCCATGTAAaaatccctcctcccccacctccaccaaaaGAGAGAGAGGCAGCTTCAGCCATCACAGTACACGCAGCAGACATGAGGGAAATCTTTTGGGGTCTGCTTCACTGatcagcaaggggggggggggggggagaaggtgctGTCTGGGAGGCATTGGGGAGAGCCTGGGTGTGAGCCAGTGGTCATACATTTGCAGCAGGGGAGGGGAAGCTTAGTGTAAACTCTTCCATTGAAAAAGACACTCATGAAAAAATGTTAACTTAACAATTACACAGCAGGTAGCTTTCCTGTTAAACAGCCTTCATATATTCATGTGTTTAAAGCCCCCTGGAATGTGGAATACTTCTGTGTTCCATCCTCCCCCTCACACACTCAAAACCAGGGCTCAAAGGTCAAGCTGGGGAGGTCACTTTTTCATTTGCACAACCCCCTTCTCATGTCCAGGGGAATGGCCAAGCTCTGTAGTGCAAATTGCCATTAAGCAGGCAGGAGTCAGTGTGGCTCAAGCAGTTCTTTGGTCCCTTCAGGTGTCAGCAGGTCCCCTAAATACCCCCAGGGACCTAGGTCTTTCACCCCATATGTGTCAGCTCTGCACCTGCGCCTCACTCCCTAAATGCCATgaatggggatggggagggtgTTAGAAGGAAACTAATACATTAGACCTTTGTTTTTGCAGTGGGCTGTATGACCTCTTGCCTCCCCCCCTCTCCGCTAAAGTTGTCTGGTCTGATTTCTACACTGGAGGCTAGGcccgctcttcccccccccccctccccatactcctctaGGCACAGTTCGGCAAGACAATGCCTGCCTCAAGACACATGCCTGAAACACTGCCAAAAATTCACTGGAGCCCAGGGATATTTTTCCCAGAAAGGagtctcttcccttctccacctCACTGGGAAGCAGCTGTTTCCAGGGATAAATTGGAAGCTACATCTCAGGATGAGATGGGGGCACCTCCCACATAAAAACCCGTCAGAGCCTCCCCTCGGTCGCCCCGCCCTCACCAGTGTACCCTATTCTGACACGGGACGGACACTGTGCCAggctccctccctacctctctggcGTTGTGCCACGCTCACTCCTTTTTCTGACCCCAGGGAtcttgggaaaacatttccttgATTTTTTTTGGCAGTCTCTAGCCAAGCAGAAGAGaaagggatgtgtgtgtgtgtgtgggggggggggggctgctttgGAGCAATCCTTCGCTTGTGAATGTGGCACAGCGTGAAAGGTCTGCACCTCACCCCCCATGCTATAAAGACAGGTCCCTCGCCCCGGGTTAGGCCCGCCCCCCCCTGCAACTTTGCTTTTTTTCCAAATTCCTCTCTGATGCATATCAAAAAGACAGTGGGGAAAGGAGGTCGATCTTTCCACCAAAGACAGAGGGAAACCTCTCTATTAAGGACATAGAACAGTGTAGGCAGAGAAGAGGATGGATCCATCAGTGTCAGGGTGTCTACTGTGAAATCTCTCTCTGACCGCAGGCTCAAAAAGCTGCTGTTACACCATGAACCAAACCGACAGGGAGCCTTCCATCATCTAGATGACCCATGAGGAGGGCGAGACAGCACAGGAGCAGGCTAGTGTTTAGATCAGGGGCAGAGAGATGGGCAAGCCCGGGTTCGAATCCTGCTTCATGCACCAATGCTACTTCTGACATTTGCTAAGTCCCTTTACCCTTCCTTGCCTTAGGTACAACTTTGCTTTTAAACCCTCTTAGCTCGTTATGTCCTGTGCCTAACGTTCGGATCTGGAAAAAGAAAGTAATTCAATCTAAAACCCAAATCTGTAAACCCCAGCACCCAATTAGAAAAAAGGCATCCAGTGTCCCTGAATCTCTAACCAGCACGGGAGGGGGGCAAAGGCACAGTTCAATCATTACAGAAGCTCTTCCCTATTAATCCAGCTGGTATGTCACATTTTATCATCTCACGCAGGAACCATGCAAACCTCGCCTCTGACTCCATGCCTTATGTCCATTATTCTCTCCTTCTCCAGACCCTGGGGGAACGACCCAGAGTCGCAGCACGTAGGAGGAGATGTCTTAAGTTCTAGGAGTTGGACACCTTGACCTTTTGTGTCCCTGTGATGAGGTTGCACATCCGACGGTGGATCTGTCCTTGAATAGGGCCGTATTCCACCCGTTCTCCGTCCACCGTCAGGATCCCCTTGTGGGTCAGGGGCTCCAGCCGGAAGGCCCGTACGGGCAAGTGGGTGAAGTGAGGGTACTCCAGCTCAAAGTGGCTTCCGCGCTCCATGGCGAGGAACAGGCGAATCAAAGCTGCACGTGAGATGCCGGCCTTAACGAAGAAGAGATGGATCAGACCCTCACCGAAGGAGGTGAAAGGCGCCACAAACAGGTCAGCACCCAAGTGGGTCTGGTATACAGCCAACACCAGCACAAAGTCGCCCTCCAGCGTCACCCAGTCCTGGGGCACCGGTTCATCCAAGGGCACCAAGAGATCATCCGGGGGTCCATACATCTGACGGGTGTTAGCGAATTCTGTGCAGCGTGTATCGGAAGGAGGGGCACCAGGCGCAGTGTCGAAGGTGAAACTGTCCGAGTCCAGGAGGGCTGGGGAAGGCGAGGCTTCGAAGCTCGGCAACTCGCCAGTGTCTGTCACGGAGGTGGGCGAATTGCGCTTGGTCACTACGTTACGTTCCTCGCATAAGCCCATGTCAGAGATGGTCCGGTGCAGTGGCGCGTGCTGCTGGATATTGGTCAGGCTCCCGTTGGCGGCCAGCGTGATGCTACGGGAGATGGGCCGGTGGCCGTCTGTGGCTGGCAAGTAGGAGAGGCGGCCCCGGTAGGTGCGGAGCGAGGCCAGCCGCACAGCGGTGCCTAGAGTGAAGCGGGCTGAACCCATGTGCCGGTACTTCTCGCTCTCGATGTCCACGTCAGAGATGAAGCCCCAGGCTACGCTCAGGAAGGAGAAGGACCGGGTGCCGGAGCAAGTGGTGATGGAGGCCAGGTCCATGGGTTCCACGCCGCCATGGCATAGCAGTAGGGTGCAGTTAAGGAGCAGCTCCAGTGCCAGGGCCTGCTCAAACCTGGGGAGTAAGAATGCAGGGGGTTAGGACAACTCTCCCTCACAGGGCCGCACCCTTCCTGTACAGCCTCC carries:
- the SPHK2 gene encoding sphingosine kinase 2, with amino-acid sequence MSVKLSTYREGRWAVETLLHGEFGAYPSKGERYALSLTCTALHIQRLVPKPEGEDQRTVVALREVAGCQTLSIASDTPAAYFSIYAYPRKKRKVAMGSSRTRQRLVRTFQVDGTVDYAQNQAVAERWAVAIKCLLLGVPIGSETEISPGLLPGPRRLLLLVNPQGGRGLALQHCHAHILPMISDAGISFNLIQTERQNHARELVQSLSLDEWNGIVIISGDGLLYEVINGLIERPDWKEAIRKPIGILPCGSGNALAGAINFSGGFEQALALELLLNCTLLLCHGGVEPMDLASITTCSGTRSFSFLSVAWGFISDVDIESEKYRHMGSARFTLGTAVRLASLRTYRGRLSYLPATDGHRPISRSITLAANGSLTNIQQHAPLHRTISDMGLCEERNVVTKRNSPTSVTDTGELPSFEASPSPALLDSDSFTFDTAPGAPPSDTRCTEFANTRQMYGPPDDLLVPLDEPVPQDWVTLEGDFVLVLAVYQTHLGADLFVAPFTSFGEGLIHLFFVKAGISRAALIRLFLAMERGSHFELEYPHFTHLPVRAFRLEPLTHKGILTVDGERVEYGPIQGQIHRRMCNLITGTQKVKVSNS